Proteins encoded by one window of Musa acuminata AAA Group cultivar baxijiao chromosome BXJ2-9, Cavendish_Baxijiao_AAA, whole genome shotgun sequence:
- the LOC103997680 gene encoding peroxidase 1 has protein sequence MASKTLSMLLASLALSLLLTGSAEEQGLSLGYYSKACPNAESIVFEEMAKVIKVAPSLAGPLLRMHFHDCFVRGCDGSVLLNSTKGNVAEKDARPNLSLRGYGVIDRVKAKLEKACPGVVSCADILALVARDAVVLSKGPYWPVPTGRRDGFVSRANETKQLPPPTANITTLISMFASKGLSVKDLVVLSGGHTIGISHCAAFNDRLYNFTGKATPTDIDPTLDKYYLAKLRTICKPNDAVTFVEMDPGSFRTFDTGYYKLVAKSRGVFHSDEALLQHPLTKAYVLSYAGASESEFFKDFGDSMINMGNVGVLTGSTGEVRKKCSVVN, from the exons ATGGCCTCTAAGACTCTCTCGATGCTCTTGGCCTCTTTGGCCCTCTCCCTTCTGCTCACAGGGTCAGCAGAGGAACAGGGCTTGAGTCTTGGTTACTACAGCAAGGCGTGTCCTAATGCCGAATCTATCGTGTTCGAGGAGATGGCCAAAGTCATCAAAGTCGCACCAAGCCTTGCTGGTCCTCTCTTGAGGATGCACTTCCACGATTGTTTCGTAAGG GGATGTGATGGGTCAGTCTTATTGAACTCCACGAAGGGAAATGTAGCTGAGAAGGACGCACGTCCCAACCTCTCACTCAGAGGCTATGGTGTCATTGACAGAGTGAAGGCTAAACTGGAGAAAGCTTGCCCCGGGGTCGTCTCCTGCGCTGATATCCTAGCTTTGGTCGCCAGGGATGCGGTGGTTTTG AGCAAAGGACCCTATTGGCCTGTGCCGACTGGCCGAAGGGATGGCTTTGTGTCCAGAGCCAACGAGACCAAACAGCTGCCACCACCCACCGCCAACATCACTACGTTGATCTCAATGTTTGCATCCAAAGGATTGAGCGTGAAGGACCTTGTTGTTCTATCGG GTGGGCACACGATCGGGATCTCGCACTGCGCAGCCTTCAACGACAGGCTCTACAACTTCACCGGCAAGGCCACGCCCACCGACATCGATCCCACACTCGACAAGTACTACCTGGCGAAGTTGAGGACGATCTGCAAACCCAACGACGCCGTCACTTTCGTGGAGATGGATCCAGGGAGCTTCAGGACATTCGACACAGGCTACTACAAGCTGGTAGCCAAGAGCAGAGGTGTCTTCCACTCTGACGAGGCTCTCCTGCAGCATCCCCTGACAAAGGCATACGTCCTGAGCTATGCCGGTGCTTCCGAGTCCGAATTCTTCAAGGACTTCGGGGACTCCATGATCAACATGGGGAATGTTGGTGTCCTCACTGGCTCAACAGGTGAGGTCAGGAAGAAATGTTCCGTTGTCAACTAG
- the LOC135583104 gene encoding uncharacterized protein LOC135583104, with product MAKTAHLSSYELASTREPKPDTSERETFDCFVAVDIDEISQQLVANTKDHSSSSPRLTKKIPSRKGSHGSGVEKEKSKTVEGEEHPGAGGHGWAEKSPLSVHVAIEGEAVGIPRAMAPTLDGARWRRVGARRPTSRWLDPSGIVIVFATLSCMGTLILLYLTLSMGKMNSGNETAR from the exons ATGGCCAAAACCGCGCACTTG AGTTCTTACGAGCTTGCATCGACCCGAGAACCGAAACCGGATACTTCAGAGAGGGAGACGTTCGACTGCTTCGTTGCTGTTGACATCGATGAGATCTCTCAGCAACTCGTAGCAAACACCAAGGATCATTCCAGTTCAAGCCCACGA TTGACGAAGAAGATTCCTTCAAGAAAAGGATCACATGGCAGCGGCGTCGAAAAAGAGAAGAGCAAGACTGTGGAAGGAGAGGAGCATCCTGGCGCCG GTGGGCACGGATGGGCCGAGAAGTCGCCTCTTTCGGTACACGTGGCGATCGAGGGTGAGGCAGTCGGGATTCCCCGTGCGATGGCTCCGACACTGGATGGAGCGAGGTGGAGGCGAGTCGGTGCTCGGCGTCCAACCTCGCGATGGCTCGACCCAAGCGGAATCGTTATCGTCTTCGCCACCTT GTCTTGTATGGGAACACTGATACTGCTATACCTCACACTCTCCATGGGCAAGATGAACAGCGGTAATGAAACTGCCAGGTGA